In a genomic window of Immundisolibacter sp.:
- the prsT gene encoding XrtA/PEP-CTERM system TPR-repeat protein PrsT translates to MHSRKRDGWFPKAALVIGACVLVLGGCGRLGGSSAQDHLDRAVELRAKGDLKGSQIELKNALQKEPENPKARFMLGESHAQNGDFKGAQKEFNQALVAGFSDATLPLARSYVITQSWEPLSDLPLASELPPAARAEVLALKSRAALAGGDRDGARKQLEEADALQSGLAPVSYGQALLALNNQEQEAGEEWLRKALDADPDYADALTLRADMAARQGRLEDAEADYTRAIELRPAASGGELLKRGMVRLSLKKNDDARKDADALQKSIPDHPGVAYLDGLLKLSAGDHAGAQSAFELALSKAPDYQPVIFYLGAVHALLDHQEQAEYYLGRYLRGAPGSLPAARLAAGIKLRVDDVKGAIDILERAAAANPKDAGIHDLLGRLYAAQGDPKGIEMLKEAVSLQPDSAALRERLGIAMLLGGQQDDAAEQIEAAGRLDPNARQGKYMLVVGALRDKDFERALAEVEKLRATYPQDATVFNLQGGVYLALNDTAKAEQAFNEALRLKPDSTAAVNNLGQLKAAAGDLEGAVAIYRKGLEQSPGQAAISPRLAGMLLAQNKPDEALEVLHASVQKNPANMSVRILLARTLQRSGRLEDALETLKDAGEVGDKSVEVQLVAGDMALAKKDFGLARTHFEAAATLDARSAAPLYLLGQLERQAGNPVAAEKRYRDALGRDFQHQASRTGLVSLLLSERNVSGAVSVLDDAARQGLKAGYLEALRGDIAAVQNNRQAALDAYGRALALDDSRTHRLVLAQAHAAYGDLPSAISTIDAWLAKNPQDVAARHVQVDWLIRAGRRDEARKAYETLLETNDKDVLALNNLAMLLRVEDAKKALDLARKARALAPKAPAVADTLGLLLMDQGEFVEARQMFDAAVAAAPKASVLRFHLAQLQVKAGDRAAALATLDSLLESDQAFPERGEAEALRKTLK, encoded by the coding sequence ATGCACAGCAGAAAACGCGATGGATGGTTCCCGAAAGCGGCGCTGGTCATAGGTGCCTGCGTATTGGTGCTTGGTGGTTGTGGTCGGCTGGGGGGCAGTAGTGCGCAAGACCATCTGGACCGAGCCGTCGAGTTGCGTGCCAAGGGTGATCTGAAAGGCAGCCAGATTGAGCTTAAGAATGCGCTGCAAAAGGAGCCGGAAAATCCCAAGGCGCGGTTCATGCTGGGCGAGTCGCATGCCCAGAACGGCGATTTCAAAGGCGCGCAGAAGGAGTTCAACCAGGCGCTTGTGGCAGGATTCTCAGACGCGACCCTGCCATTGGCACGCAGTTACGTCATTACGCAGAGTTGGGAGCCGCTGTCCGATCTTCCGCTGGCGTCCGAGTTGCCACCCGCTGCCCGGGCCGAGGTGCTGGCGCTCAAATCGCGCGCGGCGCTCGCTGGCGGTGATCGCGATGGCGCGAGAAAACAGCTTGAAGAAGCCGACGCACTGCAATCCGGTTTGGCGCCTGTGTCTTATGGTCAGGCTTTGCTTGCGCTGAACAACCAGGAGCAAGAGGCGGGCGAGGAGTGGCTCAGGAAAGCGCTTGATGCCGATCCAGACTATGCCGATGCACTGACGTTGAGGGCTGACATGGCCGCTCGCCAGGGCCGCCTGGAGGATGCCGAGGCCGATTACACGCGTGCCATCGAGCTGCGCCCCGCTGCCTCGGGCGGTGAGCTGCTCAAGCGTGGCATGGTGCGCCTGTCGCTGAAAAAGAATGACGATGCTCGCAAGGATGCTGATGCGCTCCAGAAATCGATTCCCGATCATCCTGGAGTTGCCTACCTGGATGGGCTCCTCAAACTGTCGGCTGGAGATCATGCCGGCGCGCAGTCCGCGTTCGAACTCGCCCTGTCAAAGGCGCCCGATTACCAACCCGTGATCTTCTATCTGGGTGCCGTGCATGCCCTTCTGGACCATCAGGAGCAGGCGGAGTATTACCTTGGCCGCTATCTGCGCGGTGCGCCTGGTTCATTGCCGGCCGCGCGTCTGGCGGCGGGCATCAAGTTGCGCGTGGATGATGTAAAAGGCGCCATCGACATATTGGAGCGCGCTGCTGCTGCCAACCCCAAAGATGCCGGCATTCACGATTTGCTGGGACGCCTGTATGCGGCCCAGGGTGATCCCAAGGGCATTGAGATGCTCAAGGAGGCGGTCAGCCTGCAACCGGATTCGGCGGCCTTGCGCGAGCGTCTGGGCATCGCCATGCTGCTCGGCGGACAGCAGGATGACGCTGCCGAGCAGATCGAGGCCGCTGGGCGTCTTGACCCAAACGCCCGGCAAGGCAAGTACATGCTGGTGGTCGGCGCCCTGCGCGACAAGGACTTCGAGCGCGCTTTGGCCGAGGTGGAAAAGCTGCGGGCGACATATCCCCAGGACGCGACCGTATTCAATCTGCAAGGCGGGGTCTATCTGGCGCTGAACGATACCGCCAAAGCCGAGCAGGCGTTCAACGAGGCCTTGCGCCTGAAGCCGGACTCGACCGCGGCGGTCAACAACCTCGGACAGCTGAAAGCTGCCGCGGGCGATCTGGAGGGGGCCGTCGCCATTTATCGCAAGGGCCTGGAACAGTCTCCGGGCCAAGCGGCGATCAGCCCGCGTTTGGCCGGGATGCTGCTGGCCCAGAACAAGCCGGATGAAGCGCTTGAAGTACTGCACGCAAGCGTGCAGAAGAATCCGGCCAATATGTCCGTGCGGATTCTCCTGGCGCGGACTCTGCAACGTTCAGGCCGTTTGGAGGACGCACTCGAGACCCTCAAGGATGCCGGGGAGGTTGGTGACAAGAGCGTCGAAGTGCAGCTGGTGGCCGGCGATATGGCACTGGCGAAAAAGGATTTCGGGCTGGCGCGGACGCATTTTGAGGCGGCCGCAACGCTCGATGCCCGCTCAGCGGCGCCGCTTTATCTGCTTGGGCAACTCGAGCGCCAGGCCGGCAATCCAGTCGCGGCTGAAAAGCGTTACCGCGATGCCTTGGGGCGGGATTTTCAGCACCAGGCGTCGCGCACCGGGCTGGTCAGCCTGCTGTTGAGCGAGCGAAACGTGTCCGGTGCCGTGTCCGTGCTTGATGATGCCGCGCGCCAGGGTCTGAAGGCCGGTTATCTCGAAGCGTTGCGCGGGGATATTGCCGCCGTGCAGAACAACCGGCAGGCGGCGCTCGATGCCTATGGCAGGGCGTTGGCCCTGGATGACAGCCGTACCCATCGCTTGGTGTTGGCTCAGGCGCACGCCGCTTATGGGGACTTGCCGAGCGCCATTTCTACGATAGACGCCTGGCTGGCAAAAAATCCGCAGGATGTTGCCGCCCGCCATGTGCAGGTGGACTGGCTGATCCGCGCCGGTCGCCGGGACGAGGCGCGCAAAGCCTATGAAACACTCCTCGAAACTAACGACAAGGACGTGCTGGCACTGAATAACCTGGCGATGCTGTTGCGCGTCGAGGACGCGAAGAAGGCATTGGATCTGGCGCGCAAGGCACGCGCACTGGCGCCGAAAGCGCCGGCAGTGGCCGATACCCTGGGCTTGTTGCTGATGGACCAGGGCGAATTCGTCGAGGCGCGGCAGATGTTTGATGCCGCTGTGGCGGCGGCACCGAAGGCTTCAGTACTGCGGTTCCATCTGGCGCAGCTTCAGGTCAAGGCAGGCGACCGGGCGGCGGCGTTGGCAACGCTGGACTCGTTGCTGGAGAGCGATCAGGCGTTCCCGGAACGTGGTGAGGCCGAGGCGTTACGCAAAACGCTCAAGTGA
- a CDS encoding glutathione S-transferase family protein, whose amino-acid sequence MQLYGYFRSGNTRKVRLCLAELDVDYQMVAVDLANGGQRSPEYLRVNPNGVVPTLVDDDLVLWESSAILLYLAEKYPHGSLLPQTLAERARAYKWLVWQPATFNPPRQRLAGELAKPQAAQDAQAIAELRATITHNLDILAEALGGADYLLGRYTLADLVMLPHLAALDDSGFTLPGTLRRYLDRLAVRPAWQATAHYRG is encoded by the coding sequence ATGCAGCTTTACGGATATTTCCGATCCGGCAACACGCGCAAGGTACGGCTATGCCTGGCCGAACTTGATGTCGATTACCAGATGGTGGCGGTGGACCTGGCCAACGGTGGTCAGCGCTCGCCCGAATACCTGCGTGTGAACCCGAACGGCGTGGTGCCAACACTGGTGGACGACGACCTGGTGCTGTGGGAATCGTCGGCCATCCTGCTCTACCTGGCCGAGAAATATCCGCACGGCTCCCTGCTGCCGCAAACGCTCGCCGAGCGCGCCCGCGCCTATAAATGGCTGGTATGGCAACCAGCCACCTTCAACCCGCCGCGACAGCGCCTGGCGGGGGAGCTTGCCAAGCCGCAAGCGGCTCAGGATGCGCAGGCGATTGCCGAACTACGCGCCACCATCACCCACAACCTCGACATCCTGGCCGAGGCTCTGGGCGGCGCCGATTACCTGCTCGGCCGCTATACGCTGGCCGATCTGGTAATGCTGCCGCACCTGGCCGCGCTGGACGACTCCGGTTTTACGCTTCCCGGCACGCTACGCCGCTATCTGGACCGCCTGGCGGTTCGCCCCGCCTGGCAGGCGACCGCCCACTATCGGGGCTGA
- a CDS encoding transporter, with amino-acid sequence MDALTWDNACSAITNMPKQACYMRFRSITPLLLLCQAALADAPTQTARADAHAPIGVMADHLHHGDEWMVGYRFMRNYQDALRDGTNHVSKQRAYSRLSSGGYGYHNAPTRMAMNMHMLEAMYGWSDRVTLMLMANYMDMNMDAELHPHGPAAPVPYRMDSSGWGDVELAALFDAGRTAHGRWVGKLGLSLPTGSITKKDDMPHGVLGALVPMRMEYTMQLGSGTYDLRPAMTYSEQRDGWSWGAQASAVLRLGENRQDYRLGHRGELTAWAARLWTPAASTSLRLVGSRWGNIHGRDDAIDPDMSPAADPDAQGGERVEVGLGANLYAPSGALKGQRLALEFLTPVYQDLDGPQLANEWTLNVGWQFAF; translated from the coding sequence ATGGACGCCCTGACTTGGGACAATGCCTGCTCTGCCATCACCAATATGCCAAAACAGGCTTGCTACATGCGTTTTCGTTCGATTACTCCTTTACTGCTGCTGTGCCAAGCGGCTTTGGCCGACGCGCCAACACAAACGGCACGCGCCGATGCGCACGCGCCGATCGGCGTGATGGCCGATCATCTGCACCACGGCGACGAGTGGATGGTCGGCTACCGCTTCATGCGCAATTACCAGGACGCATTGCGTGACGGCACGAACCACGTGAGCAAGCAGCGTGCGTATTCGCGGCTCAGTTCCGGCGGCTACGGCTACCACAACGCGCCGACTCGCATGGCAATGAACATGCACATGCTGGAGGCCATGTACGGCTGGTCGGACCGCGTCACCCTGATGCTGATGGCCAACTACATGGACATGAATATGGATGCCGAACTGCATCCCCACGGGCCGGCAGCGCCCGTTCCCTATCGGATGGACTCAAGCGGTTGGGGGGATGTGGAACTCGCGGCCCTGTTCGATGCCGGGCGCACTGCGCACGGGCGCTGGGTCGGCAAGTTGGGGCTGAGCCTGCCGACGGGCAGCATCACTAAAAAAGACGACATGCCGCATGGCGTGCTCGGGGCGCTGGTGCCGATGCGCATGGAATACACCATGCAACTGGGCTCTGGCACCTACGACCTGCGCCCGGCCATGACCTACTCCGAGCAGCGCGACGGCTGGTCCTGGGGCGCGCAGGCCAGCGCGGTGCTGCGCCTGGGCGAGAACCGCCAGGACTACCGCCTGGGTCACCGCGGGGAACTGACCGCCTGGGCGGCGCGCTTGTGGACGCCCGCGGCCAGCACGTCGCTGCGGTTGGTTGGGTCGCGCTGGGGCAACATCCACGGTCGCGATGACGCCATTGATCCCGACATGTCACCCGCCGCCGACCCCGACGCCCAGGGCGGGGAACGCGTCGAGGTCGGCCTTGGCGCGAATCTGTATGCGCCCTCCGGCGCGCTGAAGGGCCAGCGCCTGGCGCTCGAATTCCTGACGCCGGTTTATCAGGACCTGGACGGCCCGCAGCTGGCCAATGAATGGACTCTGAACGTCGGCTGGCAATTCGCATTCTGA